The Fusobacterium necrophorum subsp. necrophorum genome has a window encoding:
- the panB gene encoding 3-methyl-2-oxobutanoate hydroxymethyltransferase: MKNTVLSFQEAKNKGKKLTMLTAYDYSMAKLVDTAGVNAILVGDSLGMVMLGYEDTIRVTMEDMIHHTAAVSRGAKNALIIGDLPFLAYNTGIRDAVLNAGRLVQEGRANCVKLEGGKEVCDVIRAIVAAKIPVCAHIGLTPQAINALGGFRVQGKSLDSAKKLIEDAFAVQEAGAFAVVLECVPDALAKKITELLSIPTIGIGAGADCDGQVLVYHDMLGLYGEFSAKFMKRYANIGEQVVEGIQKYIEEVQKGKFPEEKHCFKIDEDIMNQL; encoded by the coding sequence ATGAAAAATACTGTACTAAGCTTTCAAGAGGCAAAAAATAAAGGAAAGAAACTGACTATGTTAACCGCTTATGATTATTCCATGGCAAAACTTGTGGACACTGCAGGAGTCAATGCCATTCTTGTAGGGGATTCTCTTGGAATGGTTATGTTAGGATATGAGGATACGATTCGTGTCACGATGGAAGATATGATACACCATACTGCCGCTGTTTCCAGAGGAGCTAAAAATGCTTTAATTATAGGAGATTTACCATTTTTAGCGTACAATACCGGGATACGGGATGCTGTTTTAAATGCCGGAAGATTAGTCCAAGAAGGAAGGGCAAATTGTGTAAAATTAGAGGGAGGAAAAGAAGTCTGTGATGTGATTCGAGCCATTGTTGCAGCTAAAATTCCTGTGTGTGCCCATATTGGATTAACTCCACAAGCAATCAATGCCCTGGGAGGATTCAGAGTACAAGGAAAAAGTTTAGACTCTGCCAAAAAATTAATAGAAGATGCTTTCGCAGTACAAGAAGCAGGTGCTTTTGCAGTTGTATTGGAATGTGTACCGGATGCTCTTGCTAAAAAGATTACGGAACTTCTATCCATTCCTACCATAGGAATTGGAGCAGGAGCGGACTGTGATGGACAAGTCTTAGTTTACCATGATATGTTAGGGCTTTATGGAGAGTTTTCAGCAAAGTTTATGAAGAGATATGCAAACATTGGAGAACAAGTTGTGGAAGGAATTCAAAAATATATCGAAGAAGTACAAAAGGGAAAATTCCCTGAGGAAAAACATTGCTTTAAAATAGACGAAGACATTATGAATCAATTATAG
- a CDS encoding Rossmann-like and DUF2520 domain-containing protein produces MYKIGIIGAGKVGSSLGNYFSKLRNCQITGYYSRSVESSLFSAQYTCSKVFSTIEELVQESNILMITTPDDTISKIWKKLTQMNIKEKMICHCSGSLSSAIFENAKNYGAYVCSLHPLMAIHNKKLNVEKLRAAFFTLEGNPLAVQSWESILKEAKNSYKVLEKTDKRAYHAASVFMSNFVISLGNIAIRLLMSCHFTEKESLKALSILAQENLRTFLQQGPKYSLTGPVERNDLGTLQKHLSLFQENKDIEVEILYRLLSLELSKIAMEKNPTQNYQALQTMLKENEIYEKYCTKLSRGKK; encoded by the coding sequence ATGTACAAGATAGGAATTATTGGAGCAGGAAAAGTGGGAAGTTCTTTGGGGAACTATTTTTCTAAGTTGCGGAATTGTCAAATAACGGGTTATTATAGTAGAAGTGTTGAAAGCTCTCTTTTTTCAGCACAATACACTTGTTCCAAAGTTTTTTCTACAATAGAAGAACTTGTTCAGGAAAGTAATATTCTTATGATTACAACACCGGATGACACAATTTCAAAAATTTGGAAAAAACTTACACAAATGAATATCAAAGAAAAAATGATTTGCCATTGCAGTGGGTCGCTTAGCTCCGCTATATTTGAAAATGCTAAAAACTATGGAGCCTATGTTTGTTCTCTACATCCACTTATGGCAATCCACAATAAAAAATTGAATGTTGAGAAACTTCGAGCTGCTTTTTTTACCCTAGAAGGAAATCCTCTTGCCGTTCAATCTTGGGAGTCTATCCTGAAAGAAGCGAAAAATTCTTATAAAGTATTGGAAAAAACAGATAAAAGGGCCTATCATGCAGCTTCCGTTTTTATGAGCAATTTTGTAATTTCTCTTGGAAATATAGCCATCAGACTCTTAATGTCCTGTCATTTCACGGAAAAAGAAAGTTTAAAAGCTCTTTCGATATTGGCTCAAGAAAATCTTAGGACTTTTTTACAACAAGGTCCCAAGTATTCTTTAACGGGTCCCGTGGAAAGAAATGATTTGGGAACTCTTCAAAAACATCTTTCTTTGTTTCAAGAAAATAAAGATATTGAAGTAGAAATACTATATCGTCTGTTGAGTTTAGAACTTTCCAAGATTGCTATGGAAAAAAATCCTACTCAAAATTATCAAGCACTACAAACTATGTTAAAGGAGAATGAAATCTATGAAAAATACTGTACTAAGCTTTCAAGAGGCAAAAAATAA
- a CDS encoding bile acid:sodium symporter family protein: MTIQNISRKLASNVSYIIIAFSILAFFHPTLFFWANSYSAALLGVAMFGMGLTISVEDFKILCKRPREITIGCIAQYTIMPALAYCLSKVFYLPPDIALGVILVGCCPGGTASNVITYIADGDVPLSVGMTMVSTLFAPIMTPFLVYILADKWVEVHFFAMLLSTVKIVLLPITLGIFINYLFPRQVEKSKNVLPLVSITAIVLLISAIVALNSEKLLHSALLILVVVILHNLLGLLLGMIVSRFFRLSHKKETAVAIEVSMQNSGLAINLALTNFAANPIATIPGAIFSVWHNIAGSIFASLRRTRNDICTR; the protein is encoded by the coding sequence ATGACCATTCAAAATATAAGCAGGAAATTAGCTTCTAATGTTTCATATATTATTATTGCTTTTTCCATTTTGGCTTTTTTTCATCCTACCTTATTTTTTTGGGCAAATTCTTACAGTGCCGCTTTGTTAGGAGTTGCCATGTTTGGAATGGGATTGACTATCAGTGTAGAAGATTTCAAAATTTTGTGTAAACGTCCTAGGGAAATTACAATAGGCTGTATTGCTCAATACACAATTATGCCAGCATTGGCTTATTGCTTATCTAAAGTTTTTTATTTACCGCCGGATATTGCTTTGGGAGTTATTTTGGTGGGCTGTTGTCCCGGTGGAACGGCAAGCAATGTAATTACTTACATTGCGGATGGAGATGTTCCTCTCTCCGTAGGGATGACTATGGTTTCTACTTTATTTGCTCCCATCATGACTCCATTTTTAGTTTACATCTTAGCGGATAAATGGGTAGAAGTCCATTTTTTCGCCATGTTGTTATCTACGGTAAAAATAGTATTACTTCCGATTACTTTAGGAATTTTCATCAATTATTTGTTTCCGAGACAAGTAGAAAAATCTAAAAATGTTCTTCCTTTAGTTTCTATTACAGCCATTGTTTTATTGATCAGTGCAATTGTAGCCTTAAATTCTGAAAAATTATTACATTCTGCTCTTTTGATTTTGGTGGTTGTTATATTACATAATTTATTGGGACTTTTACTTGGAATGATCGTTTCAAGATTTTTCAGATTATCTCATAAAAAGGAAACAGCTGTAGCCATTGAAGTTTCTATGCAAAATAGCGGATTGGCTATTAACCTGGCTCTGACAAATTTTGCTGCAAATCCTATAGCAACGATTCCCGGAGCTATTTTTAGTGTTTGGCATAATATTGCGGGCTCTATTTTTGCAAGTCTGCGTCGTACAAGGAATGATATATGTACAAGATAG
- the panC gene encoding pantoate--beta-alanine ligase, with protein sequence MKVVKTISEVRESISAQKKMGKSIGLVPSMGFLHEGHGSLMDVARKESDFVVVSIFVNPTQFGENEDYSVYPRDLEKDIVFCEAHGVDLIFAPEVEEMYSNPKISVKVVEISEILCGKTRPIHFAGVCTVVSKLFNIVTPDYAYFGQKDAQQFYILQKMVKDLNFGVQLRRCPIVREKDGLAKSSRNVYLSPEERIHALSLSKAIFAAQKKVKVGMTTAPILAEMKEIIRSTPNTKIDYIEAVDLDTLKETTIIGKNTLFAMAVYVGKTRLIDNFILEEA encoded by the coding sequence ATGAAAGTAGTAAAAACAATATCAGAAGTAAGAGAGAGTATTTCTGCTCAAAAAAAGATGGGGAAATCAATCGGGCTTGTTCCCAGTATGGGATTTTTACATGAGGGGCATGGTAGTTTAATGGATGTTGCCAGAAAAGAAAGTGATTTTGTTGTTGTTTCCATTTTTGTGAATCCAACGCAATTTGGAGAAAATGAAGATTATTCCGTATATCCAAGAGATTTGGAGAAAGATATTGTATTCTGTGAGGCTCATGGAGTAGATTTAATTTTTGCTCCGGAAGTAGAAGAAATGTACTCCAATCCGAAAATTTCTGTGAAAGTTGTTGAAATTTCAGAAATTCTATGTGGAAAGACCAGACCCATCCATTTTGCGGGAGTTTGTACTGTTGTTTCCAAATTGTTCAATATTGTAACTCCCGATTATGCATATTTTGGGCAAAAAGATGCTCAACAATTCTATATTCTTCAAAAAATGGTAAAGGATTTAAACTTTGGAGTACAACTGAGAAGATGTCCCATTGTCCGAGAGAAAGACGGCTTAGCAAAATCTTCTAGAAATGTATACCTAAGTCCGGAAGAAAGAATTCATGCTCTTAGTTTGAGCAAGGCGATTTTTGCTGCTCAAAAGAAGGTAAAAGTAGGAATGACAACAGCTCCTATTCTTGCAGAAATGAAAGAAATAATTCGTTCTACTCCAAATACAAAAATTGACTATATAGAAGCAGTGGATTTAGATACCTTGAAAGAAACGACGATTATTGGAAAAAATACATTATTTGCTATGGCTGTTTATGTTGGAAAAACGAGATTGATTGATAATTTTATTTTAGAGGAGGCATAG
- a CDS encoding PLP-dependent aminotransferase family protein, whose protein sequence is MMIFPLDNNSKTPLYIQMYTEIKKQIQNGNFRADERLPSKKNFMEHYHISQSTVQNALYLLLEEGYIYSIERRGYFVANVENMVTTPFLCEHKTKEENIQKIKYDFAYSGVDAQSIPKTIFKRITRDIYEEQNEDLLFQGDIQGYFPLRESICQYLVNSRGFSVNPSQIIISSGIEYLFYIIFKIFEKKIYGLENPGYKMLRELFASNQIEFYPISLDESGIMVEELKKQRIQIACITPSHQFPTGVIMPIQRRNELLHWANSSEEHYIVEDDYDSEFKYNGRPIPALKAIDQKDKVIYMGSFSKSISPAIRVSYMVLPKNLLNIYEKKLPYFICPVSTLSQKILYKFIAEGHFVKHLNRMRTLYKQKREFVVQCFKKTNITILGADAGLHLLLSFPYFLDEEKFLEECRKHYVRIYSIREYYFQDKPSQNSIFLLGYASLQKEQIQEGISILLKLLEKHKHIL, encoded by the coding sequence ATGATGATATTCCCTTTAGACAATAATAGTAAAACTCCTCTATACATTCAGATGTATACAGAAATTAAGAAACAAATTCAAAACGGAAATTTTCGTGCGGATGAGAGGCTTCCTTCGAAAAAAAATTTTATGGAACACTATCACATTAGTCAAAGTACAGTTCAGAATGCTCTATATCTTTTATTGGAAGAAGGCTACATTTATTCGATAGAAAGGCGAGGCTATTTTGTTGCCAATGTTGAAAATATGGTAACAACTCCTTTTCTCTGTGAACATAAGACAAAAGAGGAAAATATACAGAAAATAAAGTATGACTTTGCTTATTCCGGGGTAGATGCTCAAAGTATTCCTAAAACCATTTTTAAAAGAATTACACGGGATATTTATGAGGAACAAAATGAGGATCTCTTATTTCAGGGAGATATTCAAGGATATTTTCCGCTTCGGGAAAGTATTTGTCAGTACTTAGTAAATTCCAGAGGTTTTTCTGTCAATCCGAGTCAAATTATCATTAGTTCCGGAATAGAATACCTCTTCTATATTATTTTTAAAATATTTGAAAAAAAAATTTATGGTCTGGAAAATCCCGGTTATAAGATGTTACGAGAATTATTTGCATCCAATCAAATAGAATTTTATCCGATTTCTTTAGATGAATCTGGAATTATGGTGGAAGAATTGAAAAAGCAAAGGATTCAGATTGCCTGTATCACTCCTTCACACCAATTCCCTACCGGAGTTATTATGCCTATTCAGCGTAGAAATGAACTTTTACATTGGGCAAATTCTTCCGAAGAACATTATATTGTAGAAGATGATTATGACAGTGAATTTAAATACAATGGAAGACCCATTCCCGCTCTAAAAGCTATTGATCAAAAAGATAAAGTGATCTACATGGGAAGTTTTTCGAAGTCTATCAGTCCGGCTATCCGAGTAAGCTATATGGTATTACCTAAAAATTTACTAAATATTTATGAAAAAAAACTTCCTTATTTTATTTGTCCGGTTTCCACATTAAGTCAAAAAATATTATATAAGTTCATTGCAGAAGGACATTTTGTAAAGCATCTAAATCGTATGAGAACCCTTTATAAACAGAAAAGAGAGTTCGTTGTACAATGTTTTAAAAAAACAAATATTACAATTTTAGGAGCCGATGCCGGCCTTCATTTGCTGTTAAGTTTTCCTTACTTTTTAGATGAGGAGAAATTTTTAGAAGAGTGTCGAAAACACTATGTTCGTATATATTCGATACGTGAATATTATTTTCAAGATAAGCCTTCTCAAAATTCGATTTTTCTTTTGGGATATGCAAGCTTGCAAAAAGAACAAATACAGGAGGGAATCTCTATTCTATTAAAACTTTTGGAGAAACATAAACATATTCTATGA